The nucleotide sequence AACCGGATGCCCACCTTGGCCTGTTTGGCGGCGTGATCTCCATGGGACAGATATTATCGTCTCCGATGATAATCCTTGGCGTAATCATGATGGTGTGGGCATATAAGAGAAACAGTGCCGCTTTGCAGAAGTAATCTGGCCCAATAATTTTCGCCGGGTAAGTAAAAACCGCCTTCAGGAAAGGCGGTTTTTTTAACTAAGATATAATTGTGTCTTAGTTAAACAATTCCTCTCATAAAACTCATCGCCCCCTAAGACCTCTTACCCAATTAGCCCTTCAATGCTACAAATTCATTTATTTTCTTTCTGTATATGGTGGAAGTAATAGGTAAGAATTATTATACAAAAAATAATCTTATAGATTTTTCTTATATAGAAAGTGTCAAAATTTTGGCTTAAAGTATCAAAACGTTAATTAATTTCATGTGAAATGCGAGGCTTATCATGTTCTATTATGTCGGTATATATACATACAGAACGCCTGGGAGTATATTTTTTTGCATGGTTGTTAACTTGATGTTTTGTTTTGTTATTTAAATGTAAGCAACCTGAATTTCTTATTGTATTGTATTGTATTCACTTTGATAGGTGGGCTTATGCGATGTTATGAGAAAAATCAGAACCTTCCAATCAGTAGCCTGAATGCTTTGTTCATCGGCAGAGAACAAAGAGGCAAGTCTAAAGAAGAAGTATTGCAGGAACTTGGTCAATTTTTAGAAATTTCAGCTAAAAGCCAAGGCATGCAAGAAATCAATATTAGTTCATTTTTACATTGGGTGAAGCCTGCTATTCTGCACGACCAATATGTATTCATCAAAAATGAAGGTGATATAGAAGCCTGCGGATACGTGCTTTGGGCCTGGGTAGACAGAAATACATTAATTGAATACTTAAATAAAGAGCGTTTTAGCCTTCATCCGATGTGTTGGAATGAGGGTGAGCACCTTATCATTGTTGATTTTTTTTGCTCCGACAAATCAATATCTCATTTTCTAATAAAGCAGCTATATAGAAAAGCCCGGTATCAGGCTGGTATTTCATACAAAAGTGTAAACATCAGCATTCGGGATAATACTGGTTCAGTAGTTAAGCATAATAGGAGAGATGGTTATGAATACTAATATCGTTTCACCTGTTATTGAAAAGAGTGATGAAAAGTTTAGTATTTTGGGTAAAAAATTACCTGAAATTTCATTTTCATCATTTGAAACATCGCGATTAAAAAATACTGAACTTGTTTGGGTAAATGAGGAGCTACTTGAAAAATATGGTATCCAGGGTTCTTCTGTGGATATAGAGCGTTATTTATTAGGTGAATATTCTTACGTTTCTTCTGGTTATGTGAATCCAAGTCGTTTGATTACAAGCGATTGCAAAACATTTTGGGCAGATCGTTATGGTTCCAGACATGAAGTATGTAATGGTGGAAGTGCCCGGTGTGGATTTGATGGCTATTTTCAGGTTAAAGGGGTTGGCTTAACACCTCTTTTATCCCAAAACATGAGTAAATCGCACTCTAATGGAAAGCTATTTTTAGATGAAGCGATTTTAGAAACTGTCTGGGGCGAAGTTTGTCATCGGCATTTACCTTTTGGTGCTGTCAGAACCCTGGCCATTATAAAAACTAATGTACAGGAAGAATTTTTATATTCAGATGAACGACCAAAAAAGCCGTGCGCCTTAGCGGTAAGGGAGTTTTCAGTTCGACCAGCTCATTTTGAGAGAGCGACCTTTTTCTGGCCGTCATCAGAGCATATTTCTTTGAGATATGATGATGCTAAAAGGGTGCGTGAGAGTATCAAGTTTCTGCCTATAGCTTTAGGTCTGGTTAATACTGAATTATCAGGTAAACAAGATTTATATGATTGTCTAAATACAATCATACTACGTATTTCAAAGCAAATAGCTTATTCAAGAGTTAAAGGTATACCCCACGGTTCTCTAACGAGCTCTAATATTGGGATTGATGGTCGATTTTTAGATTTTGGAACAATTACTGCTGTACCAGATTTTGGTAATTATGCTCTTGCCAATGGTGTAGGGGCTGTTTGGGATGACCATAAGTTAATCTCAGATTGGTTGATGAATTTATTTGTAACTTTAAAAAAATATGCCTTTTTTGGTGGTGATTTATCTTATGAATACTTAAGTGGTTTGCTAGATACATTTCTTAATGAGTTAGAACGTCAGGAAAATATCGCTATTTTGGAAGAGCTTGGTGTAAGTGAGGTAAATGAAAATAATTTAGCAATAGCAAAAGATATAAAGCTTAATCTTGTTAGTAGCCATCGAGTTAATATAGGTGACTTTAAAGATGAAGTTTTTAGAAAGAAGATAAAAAGAATCGCATTATCAAAAGGCTTAAAGGTAGGAAAAGTTAAATTTGAATTAAGAAAGTTCAAATATTCATCATTTGATATTTTAAATAATAAGGATTTACACAACCAAAAGTACTCAAAAGATTCAATTGGTAACTTAATTAAAAGCTATTGCTAAATTGGTGGTGTTATGATTGATTTAATAGAGATTATTTTAATTGCTACATCAACGGTAACCTTACTGGCTACTATTACTTTGTTTTTATCGTATAAATTTCGAAAAGGAATAACATACACTGGCGAATTACCAGCAGTATCTGTTTTTGTTCCGTACTATAACGAAGAACCTGATGTTTTATTAAATGTATTGTCAAAATTAGAACATCAGATATACCCAAAACGTCTTCAGGTACTGCTGATAGATGATGGCTCAAGTAATCAAACAACTAAAGAAATTGAACATTGGTTAACTCAGTCAAGAAATCAGATTTACAAATTGATAAAGAAGCCAACTAATGAAGGTAGAAAGGGATATGCTCTTGATTACGCACTCGACTTAAGTGTTGCAACAGGTGATGTTTATGTCGTTGTAGACAGCGATACTTTTATTGAGCCAAGGGGAATTAAGGAGTTAGTCAGTAAGTTGTGGTCTGACGACAGATACGCAGCAGTGTGCGGGTATATAACCCCTAATAACTATAAAGATAGCTTTATTGGTCTGTTGCAGCATTATGAACATATCAGCTTTTATGGGGCTATTAGAGCCGCACAGGACAAGTTGGGGTGTGTTCCCGTTTTGGCAGGAGCTTTTGTTGCGCACAGAGCTTCAGTAGTGAAAGAGCTTGGTGGCTGGAGTGAATGGTTAGTCGAAGATATAGCCTGGTGCTGGAAAGCTATATCGAATTGCTACAAAACAGGTTATGCGCCAAAAGCAAAGGCAACAACTCAATGTCCTATTGGTGCAAAGGCATTGTTCAGACAAAGACGCAGATGGGCCAGAGGACGGGTAGAAGCTTATATAGTTGCATGGAAAACTCATTGGTTAGCCGGTGTATGTTCAACTCCCTGGTTTGTTATTACTGCGATCCAATATATATTTCCTTCGAGTATTGTCTTATTAGCATTTATGGTGTTCTTTCATATTTGGATTCCTATCGCATTAGGTATTGTAAATATGATCTTTTACCTAATGCTTGTTTCTTTATATATTAGTGAGCATAACTTAAGGAAAGAATTAACTCTAAGTCAGATATTAAGGGCTCCAATATTTTCATTGGTGTTGGAATCTATAACTTGGTTACCAAACCTTTTTGGTTATATCGACGAATTATCAGGTAAAAAGAAATTATGGTTAACACGATAAAATATCTGTTAAGCATTAATGAGCGCAGTACTCTTTTACTGTATTAATGATAAGGAGATTATTATGTATAACCTTAATGCAAGTGAAATTTTGATGGTAGATGGTGGCGGTGATGGTGGTTCAAGTGGAGGTAGCTATGGTGGTAAAGGTGATAATGCCGGAGGATACCCCGCCTCATCGGGTGCTGTTGGTCAGCAAGCAAACTCCTCTTCACAAGGCTGTGCTCAAGCAATCGCGGGTAATGCTATTGGTGGCGCTATCGCAGGTGGAGCCGGTGGATTAGGAGGCTCGTTAGCAGGAGCTATAGGCGGAGGTTTAGCTGGTGCTATGGGCGGATCATGTAGTAGGTAGTTTGATGTAAATCATAGCTCCAGTAATCTGGGGCTATGATATATACAAGGGGGGCTCTTATGCTAATTATTTTTATTTCTTCTTTTTGTGGTTCATTGCTATTTTATTATTCGTCAGGTAAGGAATTCCCTTCAGGGGTAACTGGCTTAACTTCAATTATTGTGCTGGTGTTTTTGATTTACGGTATAAAAAAATTTTTAGAAGACATAGTAATAAAAATTGGGGGCAAAAATGATAGAGGTCAAAAATAAAGGTCGGTTTTTCTCAATAAACTGGGCATTAATGAATAACTGCAACTACAAGTGTCACTATTGTCATTCAGATTTAAGCAGTGGTTCAATAAAAGCACCACCTTATGATGTGGTGATTAGGTTTGTGGAAAAAGCAATTGCACATTCAAAAAAATGTGGTTTAACACCATATTTTGAGTTTGGCGGCGGTGAGGTCACCATTCTCAGGTATTTCGGTAAGCTCATTAAATTTATTCATGAAGACCATGGATTAGTTTCCATTATTTCGAATGGCTCAAAACCTTTGCAATGGTGGCGGGAGAATGCTGAATATCTGAATGGCGTAAGTCTTAGCTATCATGTCAATGATATTAAAGACGAAGCACACTTTATTGAAGTGGTAAAAATACTGGAGCATTCAAAGAATACCAGACTGCACGTCAATGTAATGATGGATCCGCAACGGTTTGATGATTGTTATGCATTCGCAGAATCTCTAAAAGATCAGGCAAGGTGCACGATTGCTCTGCAGCCTCTTTATGAGGGGTTTGGTCATGATGGTATTACAAAAAAATATCACTACTCCGATGAACAAGAATCAGTAATGCAGATCTTTCGTGGCAGACCTGAAAATAAAGAACTACCACAACCAAGAGCACTTTTAGATATTGAATACCCGGATGGAAAAAGGGAAACACTGTCTACATTTGATTTGTTAATCAATGAGCAGGTGAACTTTATCGGTTGGGATTGCTACGCAGGGGTTGAGAGTGTGGTTATAACCTTTACCGGTAAAATATATCGTGCATGGTGTATGCAGGATGGTGCGTTAGGTTCAATTTATGACAACCAGTTCATTCTGCCGACACTGCCTACCCGGTGTCGTACAAAAATTTGCCAGTGTGGGGCAGATATATCTTCTACAAAAGTCAACAGGAAGTTAGCAGAACAATTTAGTGAACGTATCGCTGCCGTGGAAGTTAATTAAGAGGTAGATAATATGACTGCAAGAGGCAATAACCTTTATCGTCCTGAGTATTTTGATGCACGGAAAACAAGCAACGAAGGGAGCATTTTACTCAATACTTCGTTTAATCAGCACGTGTATCTTTGTTTATCAGTATTAGTATTTATTGCTGTAGTCATTTTTATTCGCTTTGCTGAATACACAAGAAGGGAAACCTTAGTAGGAATTGTCAGCCCTCTTGGTGGAATGGTTAAAGTTCAGGCTAACGATTCAGGTTATGTCGAAAAACTGTTCGTAAAAGAAGGCGATAAAGTTGAGCGCTTGTCACCTCTTTATGAAATTAAAACTGAACGATTCGACGAATCAGGTGTAGGCGTTAAAAAGAGAATACTTGCTTCAATTGAAAACCAATATCAATTACTGCTTGAGCGCAGACAACAAGAATTGGAAAAGACACAGTTTGAACGTCAGTCGCTGATAGAGGATATTAATCGGTTAGACGCTGAAATAAGCATATTAAAAAATGTACTTAAGCTCTCCAACTATGAATTAGCACTTACGCAAAAGTTAATCAATAAACAGGAAGCGTTACTTAGAAATAATTTTCTGTCAGAAATTGATTATCAAAAACAACAGCTTGAACTTATTTCCAAAGAGTCACAAACGCAAACCCATAACTTAAATCTGCAAAGATTACTAAGAGAAAAACAAAAGCTTATTACAAGCCGGAAAAATCT is from Vibrio sp. JC009 and encodes:
- a CDS encoding toxin-activating lysine-acyltransferase, which produces MRCYEKNQNLPISSLNALFIGREQRGKSKEEVLQELGQFLEISAKSQGMQEINISSFLHWVKPAILHDQYVFIKNEGDIEACGYVLWAWVDRNTLIEYLNKERFSLHPMCWNEGEHLIIVDFFCSDKSISHFLIKQLYRKARYQAGISYKSVNISIRDNTGSVVKHNRRDGYEY
- a CDS encoding radical SAM protein, with protein sequence MIEVKNKGRFFSINWALMNNCNYKCHYCHSDLSSGSIKAPPYDVVIRFVEKAIAHSKKCGLTPYFEFGGGEVTILRYFGKLIKFIHEDHGLVSIISNGSKPLQWWRENAEYLNGVSLSYHVNDIKDEAHFIEVVKILEHSKNTRLHVNVMMDPQRFDDCYAFAESLKDQARCTIALQPLYEGFGHDGITKKYHYSDEQESVMQIFRGRPENKELPQPRALLDIEYPDGKRETLSTFDLLINEQVNFIGWDCYAGVESVVITFTGKIYRAWCMQDGALGSIYDNQFILPTLPTRCRTKICQCGADISSTKVNRKLAEQFSERIAAVEVN
- a CDS encoding HlyD family efflux transporter periplasmic adaptor subunit, whose translation is MTARGNNLYRPEYFDARKTSNEGSILLNTSFNQHVYLCLSVLVFIAVVIFIRFAEYTRRETLVGIVSPLGGMVKVQANDSGYVEKLFVKEGDKVERLSPLYEIKTERFDESGVGVKKRILASIENQYQLLLERRQQELEKTQFERQSLIEDINRLDAEISILKNVLKLSNYELALTQKLINKQEALLRNNFLSEIDYQKQQLELISKESQTQTHNLNLQRLLREKQKLITSRKNLGISLNITLKELDRQLETITQSKVEFLYQSDSQVISPIKGIVALILAEEGHSVMNGQPLLVIVPESEEAFVELFAPSRSIGFMKEGQKVRLRFDAFPYEKFGVQTGVITSVSQSAVAPEMIANRSLINRAEAEGLYQVRVELSKPTITVYGREERFVSGMTVVADVELDTRKIYEWMLEPLYTIKGKI
- a CDS encoding glycosyltransferase; translation: MIDLIEIILIATSTVTLLATITLFLSYKFRKGITYTGELPAVSVFVPYYNEEPDVLLNVLSKLEHQIYPKRLQVLLIDDGSSNQTTKEIEHWLTQSRNQIYKLIKKPTNEGRKGYALDYALDLSVATGDVYVVVDSDTFIEPRGIKELVSKLWSDDRYAAVCGYITPNNYKDSFIGLLQHYEHISFYGAIRAAQDKLGCVPVLAGAFVAHRASVVKELGGWSEWLVEDIAWCWKAISNCYKTGYAPKAKATTQCPIGAKALFRQRRRWARGRVEAYIVAWKTHWLAGVCSTPWFVITAIQYIFPSSIVLLAFMVFFHIWIPIALGIVNMIFYLMLVSLYISEHNLRKELTLSQILRAPIFSLVLESITWLPNLFGYIDELSGKKKLWLTR
- a CDS encoding protein adenylyltransferase SelO family protein; amino-acid sequence: MNTNIVSPVIEKSDEKFSILGKKLPEISFSSFETSRLKNTELVWVNEELLEKYGIQGSSVDIERYLLGEYSYVSSGYVNPSRLITSDCKTFWADRYGSRHEVCNGGSARCGFDGYFQVKGVGLTPLLSQNMSKSHSNGKLFLDEAILETVWGEVCHRHLPFGAVRTLAIIKTNVQEEFLYSDERPKKPCALAVREFSVRPAHFERATFFWPSSEHISLRYDDAKRVRESIKFLPIALGLVNTELSGKQDLYDCLNTIILRISKQIAYSRVKGIPHGSLTSSNIGIDGRFLDFGTITAVPDFGNYALANGVGAVWDDHKLISDWLMNLFVTLKKYAFFGGDLSYEYLSGLLDTFLNELERQENIAILEELGVSEVNENNLAIAKDIKLNLVSSHRVNIGDFKDEVFRKKIKRIALSKGLKVGKVKFELRKFKYSSFDILNNKDLHNQKYSKDSIGNLIKSYC